The genomic interval CCTGCGCGTGGTCAACGGGCCGCCGACCGCTCCGGTGAAGCCGTCGCCGGGGGCCGGGCACGGGATCACCGGCATGCGGGAACGGGTCGCGATGCTGAACGGCGAGATGACCGCCGAGGCCACCGAGGAGGGCGGTTACGAGGTCACGGCCTTCATCCCGGCCCAGCAGACGGCGCCCGGTGCGCCCGGCGCCTTCAAGGAGCAGGCATGACCACGCAGCCCGCCGCCCCGCCGATCCGGGTCCTGATCGTGGACGACCAGATGATGGTCCGCGAGGGCTTCTCGGTCCTGCTCAACGCCATGCCGGGCATCGAGGTCGTCGGCGAGGCGGTGAACGGCCGTGAGGCCGTCTCCCAGGTCGCCGCGCTCCGCCCCGACGTGGTGCTGATGGACATCCGCATGCCGGAGCTCAACGGCATCGAGGCGACCCGCGAGATCGTCACCGCGGACGAGGACGCGAAGGTCCTGGTGCTCACCACCTTCGATCTCGACGAATACGTCTACCAGGCCCTGCGGGCAGGAGCCTCCGGCTTCCTGCTCAAGGACGCCTCGGCCCGCCAGCTCGCCGACGGCGTACGTGTGGTCGCCGCCGGCGAGGCGCTGCTGGCCCCCACCGTGACCCGGCGCCTGATCACCGAGTTCTCCAGACTCGCCTCCGCTCCCCGCCCTCCGGCCCTGGCCCGGGTCGGCGAGCTCACCGAGCGCGAGACGGAGGTGCTCGTCCTCATCGCCCAGGGCCTGTCGAACGCGGAGATCGCCGGACACCTCGTCGTCGCCGAGTCGACCATCAAGACCCACGTCAGCCGCATCCTGGTGAAGCTCGGCCTCCGCGACCGCACCCAGGCCGCCGTCTTCGCCTATGAGGCCCGCCTGGTCACCCCTTCCTGAGCACCGTGGTCTAGCGTCGGCCCATGGACCAGCCCACCACCTCTCCCGCCCCGTTCGACCCCTGGTCGGCGGCGTTCGTCGCCGACCCGTACCCCGCCTACGCCGAGCTGCGGGCCACCGGCCGGGCGCACTACTTCGAGACCACCGACCAATGGCTCGTCCCGCACTACGCCGACGTGTCGGCCCTGCTGCGGGACCGGCGGCTGGGCCGCACCTACCTCCACCGGTTCACGCACGAGGAGTTCGGCCGGACGCCCCCGCCTCCGGAGCACGAGCCGTTCGAGACGCTCAACGGGCAGGGGCTGCTGGACCTCGAACCGCCGGACCACACCCGCATCCGGCGCCTGGTGTCCAAGGCGTTCACCCCGCGCACCGTCGAACAGCTCGTCCCCACCGTCCAGCGACTGGCCGCCGGACTCGTGGACGACTTCGTCGAGCAGGGCGGAGGCGACCTGCTGGCGGCCGTCGCCGAGCCGCTGCCCGTGGCCGTGATCGCCGAGATGCTCGGCATCCCGGAGTCCGACCGGGCCCCGCTGCGGCCGTGGTCCGCGGCGATCTGCGGGATGTTCGAGCTCAACCCGTCCGAGGACACCGCCCGCGCAGCCGTCCGCGCCTCCCTCGAGTTCTCCGCGTATCTGCGCGAGCTGATCGCCGAGCGGCGCGCACACCCGGGCACCGATCTCATTTCCGCCCTCGTCGCCGCCCACGACGAGGGCGAGCGGCTGACCGAGCAGGAGATGGTCTCCACCTGCGTCCTCCTCCTGAATGCCGGGCACGAGGCGACCGTCAACACCACGGTCAACGGCTGGTGGACGCTGCTGCGCCACCCCGAGCAGCTGGCCGCCCTCCGCGCCGACCACGGGCTTCTGCCCACGGCGCTGGAAGAACTGATGCGGTACGACACCCCCCTCCAGATGTTCGAGCGCTGGGTCCTGGACGACATCGAGATCGACGGCACGGTCATTCCGCGGGGCTCCGAGGTGGCCCTGCTCTTCGGCTCGGCCAACCGCGATCCCGCCCGATTCGAGGCCCCGGACACCTTGGACCTCGCCCGGCGGGAGAACCCGCACATCACCTTCGGCGCCGGTATCCACTTCTGCCTGGGCGCCCCGCTCGCCCGGGTCGAGCTGGCCGCCTCCTTCGGCGAGCTGCTGCGCAAGGCACCCGGCCTGCGACTGGCCTCGGAGCCCGAGTGGAACCCGGGCTATGTCATCAGGGGCCTCAAGGAGCTGCGGGTCGAGGTGTGAGGCCGTGGGCGGGCGGTCCTTGCGTGCGCGCCCGCCCCGCCTCACGTCACCAGGTCCCGGCGGCGCAACGCCGCCGAGGCCGCGGCCACCAGCGCCGCCGACAGCGCGGTGAGGAGCAGCACCGGCCCCCACTCCATCCCCGCTCCCGGCAGCTTCGGCAGATGCGTGAACGGCGAGGCGTCCATCACCGGCTGCGGCAGGTCCAGAGCGGGCCCGATCCAGCCGAGCGCCAGGCAGAGCCCCACCACGCCCCAGCTCGCCGGAGCCGCCTTCGGTATCGCCCCGTGGAGCAGGGCCGTGATCCCGCCGAGCAGCCAGACGGCGGGCAGTTGCACCAGACAGGCGCCGAGCACGGCCGGGAGCGCGTGGCCGTATCCCGCGGCCAGGCCGAGACCGCCGACCACCATGATCAGGGCCGCCCCGCCGAAGGCGATGAGCAGATGGCCCCCCGCCCAGCGGAGCCGGCCGACCCCGCCCGCGAGCACCGGCTCCGCGCGTCCGGCGGTCTCCTCACCGTGCAGCCGGAGCACCGACGCGGCGATGTACAGAGCGGCGACCGTGCCGAGCACGGAGACCATCGAGGCGAGGAACGCATCGGTGAGGCCGGACTGCCCACCCATCCGCTCGAAGATGTCCCGCGCCTTCTCGTTGTCCCCGACCAGGTCCGCCGCCCCGTCGGCCAGTCCGCCGAAGACGAAGCCGACCACGGCGAAGGACGCCGTCCACCCCAGGAGCGCACCGCGTTGCAGCCGTATCGCGAGATCCCAGGCGGTGGACATCCGTCCCCGCGCCGGCCCGGGACGCGCCGCCAGGAAGCTCATGCCGACGTCCCGTCGCCCGGTCAGCGCGTACGCCACGAGGCATTGCACCGCCACCGCGCCGCCGATCAGGAGGAGCACCCACCAGCGCTCGTCCGCGTACGGCCGGACGTTCTCCGCCCAGCCGAGCGGGGAGAGCCAGGTGAGGAGGGAGGAGCCGTCGTCCGTCGCCGAGTCGCCCGCCGCCTTCAGGACGAACGCGGCACCCACCACCGCCGCCGTGACCCCCTTCGCGAGGCGCCCGCTCTCGGTGAACTGGGCGGCGATCGCAGCGGTGCAGGCGAACAGCAACCCGACCCCGGCGACGGCCGTCGCGAGCGCCACCGCTCCCGCGCCCCCCGCACCCGAGCCGGCCATTCCGGCCGCGATCACCAGTGCCAGCCCGGCGTTGGCGATCAGCGCCGTGAGCAGTGCGGCGGTGAGCGGAGCGCGGCGCCCCACCATTGCCGAGGAGAGCATCTCCTGGCGACCCGTCTCCTCTTCCTCCCGGGTGTGGCGCACGACGACGACCAGGCTCATCACCGCCGCCAGCGCCGCGCCGAAGGCGAGCATGCGCCAGCTGACGAGCCCTCCGACGGAGTCGCCGAACACGGGCCCGTACATCACCCGCACGGAGCTGTTGCCGTTCATCGACGCGGCGAGCTCGGCTCGTTGGGCCGGGGATTCGTAGAGCGAGGAGATGGACGTACCGACGGAGGAGAAGGAGCCGCCGAGAACGAGCACCCAGACGGGGACGACGATGCGGTCGCGCCGCAGGGCGAGCCTGAGCAGGGCCCAGGTACCGGTGAGCTGCCCGGTGGAGGCCCGGCGCCGCACACCCGCCTTCGTCGCGAGAGGTACGGCGGTCATCGCGCCACCACCCCCGACGACTGCCCGGCGTCCGCCGTGTAGTGGCGGAGGAACAGCTCCTCCAGGGTGGGCGGGGTGCACGTCAGTGAGCGGACACCGGACGTGGAGAGGGACTTGAGGACGGCGTCCAGCTGGTCCGTGTCCACCTGGAGCGAGACCCGCCGCCCTTCGACATCGAGGTCATGGACACCGGGGAGCCGTGTCAGGCCGTCCGGATCGCGTATCAGCTCGGCGCTGATGTGCGTCCGTGTCAGATGGCGCATGTCCGCCAGCGATCCGGTCTCCACCGTCCGGCCCTGGCGGATGATGCTGACCCGGTCGCAGAGCGACTCGACCTCGCTCAGGATGTGGCTGGAGAGCAGCACCGTCCGGCCGCGCTCACGCTCCTCGGCCACGCAGCTCTGGAACACCTCCTCCATCAACGGGTCGAGCCCGCTGGTCGGTTCGTCCAGGATCAGCAGATCGACCTCCGACGCGAAGGCCGCGACCAGGGCCACCTTCTGCCGGTTCCCCTTGGAGTACGTCCGCCCCTTCTTCGTCGGGTCGAGCTCGAAGCGGTCCACGAGCTCCGCCCGCCGGGCCCCGTCGAGACCGCCGCGCAGCCGCCCGTACAGGTCGATCACCTCGCCGCCGGAGAGGTTGCGCCACAGCGTGACGTCCCCGGGCACGTACGCCACGCGCCGGTGCAGCTCGACCGCGTCGCGCCAGGGGTCGCCGCCGAGCAGCTGGGCCGCACCGGAGTCGGCTCTGAGCAGCCCCAGCAGGACCCGGATGGTGGTGGACTTCCCCGATCCGTTCGGCCCGAGGAAGCCGTGGACCTCACCGGTCTCGACGGCCAGGTCGAGCCCGTCCAGCGCTTGCGTCCGGCCGAACGACTTGCACAGTCCGGCCACGGTGATTGCCTTCGTCATGATTTTGAACGTAGGCTACTTTCACAAAATTGTGAAGTTAAAGAACCGTATAAACTCGAAGGAGTGACATGCATTGGCGCACGGAGGAAGAGGAGTGGGATGAGCGGCGAATCCGCGGAGGAGAGCGCGGCCGAGGGCGCGGTCCGGGGCCCCGGGGACCGGGACGCCGAGGCCGTCGCCCGGTTTGTCGAGCGGTTCGCGTCCGAGATGACCGAGGCGGGCATGCAGCGCATGGCCTCGCGCGTCTTCGCGGCCCTGCTCGCGGACGACGACGCCTCGATGACCTCGGCGGAGCTGGCCCTGGCCCTGCAGATCAGTCCCGCCGCCGTATCCGGCGCGATCAACTACCTCACGCAGGTCAGCATGGTCGGCCGCGAACGCGAACCGGGCTCGCGCCGCGACCGGTACCGCCTGCACAACGAGATCTGGTACACCACCTTCGCCAGCCGCGACCAGGTCCTCACCCGCTGGGAGCGCACCCTCAAGGAAGGCGCGCGCACGCTCGGCGAGCACACCCCGGCCGGCGCCCGGATCGCCGAGACGGCGGCGTTCTTCGAGTTCCTGCAGTCGGAGCTGGAGGGGCTGATGGGTCGCTGGGAGGAGCACCGCAAGACCCTCGACCTGCCGGCAGGCAGCCCCGGCGCGGGCACCTGACCGCCCGCGCCCGCTATCCCGCCGGGAGCATCAGCCCCCAGGCCCCGGCCCGGACCGTCCACGTCCGGGTCCGCACCGGCCCCGCGACCTGTATGTCCGCCCGGTAGCGGAAGTCCGCCCCCGAGACCGTGACCGCCTTGGCCTCCGTGGTGACCGGGGCGGTGTCCGGCGCGTCGATCGTCACGGCGGCCAAGCCGTCGTCGCCGCAGCCCGACGTCACCGTCACGGAGGCGACCGGGCGGTCGAGGTCGTTCAGCACGACGCCGTCGGCCTCCACGCGCAGCCGGTGCGTCGGCGGCACGGCGGGCGGTTCCGGAGGTGCGGGGCGCACCAGGGTGCGGACCAGGGAGCGGCAGGCGTCCCAGACGGAGGACACGCCCGGGCGGTCCGCGCCCGTGCCGGGGGCGCCGTTCAGCGCGGGGATGCGCAGCGCGCCCAGGACCACGCCGTCGCTGTCGTCCACGAGCAGGTCGAGCCGCCGTACCGCCCCGTCCAGCGCCGTCCGCGCCGCCGCCACGGCACTGTTCGGCACGCCGAGCGAGTGGGCGAGTTCCAGCGCACCCGACGCGCCGACGGGGACGAGCGACAGCGCGCTCATGGCGGGCTCCCGCTCCCGGTGCAGCAGCGACACGGCGCGCCGCAGCGCCCGGTCGTCGCCGATCACCACCGGCCGCCGGCCGCCGCGGCGGGACAGGGCCCGGGCGAACTCGCCGGGGCTGTCCGGGAGGCAGATCTTGGCGTGCGAGCCCGCGCTCAGCACGTCCTTCGCGATGCGGACGGACTCGCCGTCCGTCCGGCGGGCGACCGGATCGATCACCACCAGCAGGTGGGGCGCACCGTTACCGGGGGGCTGGGCAGCCGACACCTCGGTCCTTCCTCGGGTAGCATCTTGGTGCAAGAGCCCCTTGCGCTATTGCGCCAGGGGTTTCGTCTATTCCGGGGCACCCGGTTCGACGGTTCGGACTGTGCCGTACAACGACGTACGGCATGTACGGCGTTTTCGTACGCCCCCTGACCTTGGACATGCCCCGCCCGGAAGGGGTGTACGCCTGTGCCCGCACTTGTGCTGCTCGGTGCTCAGTGGGGTGACGAGGGCAAGGGAAAGGCCACCGACCTCCTCGGTGGATCCGTGGACTATGTGGTGCGCTACCAGGGCGGCAACAACGCCGGCCACACGGTGGTCGTCGGTGACCAGAAGTACGCACTGCATCTCCTCCCCTCCGGCATCCTGTCACCCGGATGTACTCCGGTGATCGGTAATGGTGTCGTCGTCGACCCGGCGGTCCTGCTCTCCGAGCTGAGTGGGCTGAACGACCGCGGCGTGGACACGTCGAAGCTGCTGATCAGCGGCAACGCTCATTTGATCACCCCGTACAACGTCACCGTCGACAAGGTGACGGAACGGTTCCTCGGGAAGCGCAAGATCGGCACCACCGGGCGCGGCATCGGCCCGACGTACGCCGACAAGATCAACCGGGTCGGCATCCGCGTCCAGGACCTCTACGACGAGTCGATCCTGGAGCAGAAGGTCGAGGCGGCCCTGGAGCAGAAGAACCAGCTTCTGGCCAAGGTCTTCAACCGGCGCGCCATCGAGGCCGGCAAGGTCGTCGAGGACATGCTCCAGTACGCGGAGCAGCTCAAGCCCTACGTGGCCGACACGACGCTCGTCCTGAACAACGCCATCGACGCGGGCAAGGTCGTCCTGTTCGAGGGCGGCCAGGGCACGCTGCTCGACGTCGACCACGGCACGTACCCCTTCGTGACCTCCTCGAACCCGACCGCGGGCGGCGCCTGCACCGGTGCCGGCGTCGGGCCGACCAAGATCAGCCGGGTCATCGGCATCCTCAAGGCGTACACGACCCGTGTCGGCGCCGGCCCGTTCCCGACGGAGCTGCACGACGAGGACGGCGAGGCGCTGCGGCGGATCGGCGGCGAGCGCGGTGTCACCACCGGCCGTGACCGCCGGTGCGGCTGGTTCGACGCGGTCATCGCGCGGTACGCGACCCGGGTCAACGGCCTCACCGACTTCTTCCTCACCAAGCTGGACGTGCTGACCGGCTGGGAGCAGATCCCGGTATGCGTCGCGTACGAGATCGACGGCAAGCGCGTCGAGGAGCTCCCGTACAGCCAGACCGACTTCCACCACGCGAAGCCGGTGTACGAGATGCTTCCGGGCTGGTCCGAGGACATCACCAAGGCGAAGACGTTCGCCGACCTGCCGAAGAACGCGCAGGCGTACGTGAAGGCGCTGGAGGAGATGTCCGGCGCCCCGATCTCCGCGATCGGCGTCGGCCCCGGCCGCACCGAGACCATCGAGATCAACTCGTTCCTGTAGTCGTACAGGCGCACAGGAGGGCCGGGGCGGCGGTTGAGCCCCGGCCCTCCGGCATGTTCGCGCCCGACGGGGCCGCCTGGTCTAGACCTTGACAGGTTCAGACCAGCGACGGTTGGGTGCAGGGATGCCCGCACGGCCCGCCCGCCGAGGTGTGCGGCGCACCATGCCCGTCCTGTCGAAGGAGTGAGCAGCGCTGAACCGCATCAAGAGCATCCTGACCGTACTGAGCGCGGTCGTCGCCACGGCAGCCTTCCTGCCCGGCGCCGCCACCGCCGCACCGGCCGCCGCGGACTCCGCGTCGTGCGCGCCCCTGTGGGACTCCTCGACCGCCTACAAGGCCGGCGGCACGGTCTCGCACCACGGCCGCAACTGGACGGCGAAGTGGTGGACGCAGAACGAGAATCCGGGCGCCACCACGGTCTGGGCGGACGCGGGCGCCTGTACGGGAGGGGTTTCCGACTTCGTCATCAGCGAGGCGGAGTTCGACGAGATCTTCCCCGAGCGCGATGCCTTCTACACCTACCAGGGCCTGATCGACGCGCTGCACGCGTATCCCCGCTTCGCCAACACCGGGACCGAGGAGACCAGGAGCCGGGAGGCCGCGGCGTTCCTGACGCACGCCGACTTCGAGTCGGTCGGCCTGCGGTACGTGAAGGAGATCAACGAGGCCAACTACTGGATCAAGTGCGACTACAGCCAGCCGTTCGGCTGCCCGGCCGGTCAGTCCGCCTACTACGGGCGCGGGCCGATCATGTTCAGCTGGAACTTCAACTACAAGGCCGCCGGGGACGCGCTCGGCCTCGATCTGCTCAACGACCCGTGGCTGGTGGAGCGTGATCCGTCCGTCGCCTGGCAGACCGCGCTCTGGTACTGGAACACCCAGAACGGCCCCGGCACCATGACCTCCCACGACGCCATGGTCGGCGGGGCCGGCTTCGGCGAGACCATCCGCTCGCTCAACGGATCGCTGGAGTGCAACGGCGGAAACCCCGGCTCGGTGCGGGCTCGGGCTGCCAAGTATGAGCACATCACGGAGGTCATCGGCGTCGACCCGGGTTCGCACCTCACCTGCTGACGCCGTCTCAAACCCCCGGAGCCCGAGTGATCTTCGCGTCGCGGGCGGCCCCGGGGGTCTCGCGGCGGAAGAGGTTCCGGTTTTTGGTCTAGACCTTGACAGGTCCAGACCAACCGCGCTTGAGTGGCGACAACCCCCCACGGCGGTGCGCCGCGACGATCGGTGCGCCGCGACGAAGGAGTGTGCAGATGTTCCGTCGCATCATGGGCCTGCTCGCCGCGCTGGGCGCGGTCGTCGCAGGGCTCGTCGTACTCCCCGCCACCACCGCGTCGGCCGCCGACTGCGCGGCCGCCTGGAACGCCTCGTCCGTGTACACGGGCGGCGGCACCGCCTCGTACAACGGGCACAACTGGACCGCCAAGTGGTGGACGCAGAACGAGAAGCCGGGCAGCTCGGACGTCTGGGCCGACAAGGGCGCCT from Streptomyces drozdowiczii carries:
- a CDS encoding response regulator, which gives rise to MTTQPAAPPIRVLIVDDQMMVREGFSVLLNAMPGIEVVGEAVNGREAVSQVAALRPDVVLMDIRMPELNGIEATREIVTADEDAKVLVLTTFDLDEYVYQALRAGASGFLLKDASARQLADGVRVVAAGEALLAPTVTRRLITEFSRLASAPRPPALARVGELTERETEVLVLIAQGLSNAEIAGHLVVAESTIKTHVSRILVKLGLRDRTQAAVFAYEARLVTPS
- a CDS encoding cytochrome P450, producing MDQPTTSPAPFDPWSAAFVADPYPAYAELRATGRAHYFETTDQWLVPHYADVSALLRDRRLGRTYLHRFTHEEFGRTPPPPEHEPFETLNGQGLLDLEPPDHTRIRRLVSKAFTPRTVEQLVPTVQRLAAGLVDDFVEQGGGDLLAAVAEPLPVAVIAEMLGIPESDRAPLRPWSAAICGMFELNPSEDTARAAVRASLEFSAYLRELIAERRAHPGTDLISALVAAHDEGERLTEQEMVSTCVLLLNAGHEATVNTTVNGWWTLLRHPEQLAALRADHGLLPTALEELMRYDTPLQMFERWVLDDIEIDGTVIPRGSEVALLFGSANRDPARFEAPDTLDLARRENPHITFGAGIHFCLGAPLARVELAASFGELLRKAPGLRLASEPEWNPGYVIRGLKELRVEV
- a CDS encoding ABC transporter permease translates to MTAVPLATKAGVRRRASTGQLTGTWALLRLALRRDRIVVPVWVLVLGGSFSSVGTSISSLYESPAQRAELAASMNGNSSVRVMYGPVFGDSVGGLVSWRMLAFGAALAAVMSLVVVVRHTREEEETGRQEMLSSAMVGRRAPLTAALLTALIANAGLALVIAAGMAGSGAGGAGAVALATAVAGVGLLFACTAAIAAQFTESGRLAKGVTAAVVGAAFVLKAAGDSATDDGSSLLTWLSPLGWAENVRPYADERWWVLLLIGGAVAVQCLVAYALTGRRDVGMSFLAARPGPARGRMSTAWDLAIRLQRGALLGWTASFAVVGFVFGGLADGAADLVGDNEKARDIFERMGGQSGLTDAFLASMVSVLGTVAALYIAASVLRLHGEETAGRAEPVLAGGVGRLRWAGGHLLIAFGGAALIMVVGGLGLAAGYGHALPAVLGACLVQLPAVWLLGGITALLHGAIPKAAPASWGVVGLCLALGWIGPALDLPQPVMDASPFTHLPKLPGAGMEWGPVLLLTALSAALVAAASAALRRRDLVT
- a CDS encoding ABC transporter ATP-binding protein, with the protein product MTKAITVAGLCKSFGRTQALDGLDLAVETGEVHGFLGPNGSGKSTTIRVLLGLLRADSGAAQLLGGDPWRDAVELHRRVAYVPGDVTLWRNLSGGEVIDLYGRLRGGLDGARRAELVDRFELDPTKKGRTYSKGNRQKVALVAAFASEVDLLILDEPTSGLDPLMEEVFQSCVAEERERGRTVLLSSHILSEVESLCDRVSIIRQGRTVETGSLADMRHLTRTHISAELIRDPDGLTRLPGVHDLDVEGRRVSLQVDTDQLDAVLKSLSTSGVRSLTCTPPTLEELFLRHYTADAGQSSGVVAR
- a CDS encoding GbsR/MarR family transcriptional regulator — encoded protein: MSGESAEESAAEGAVRGPGDRDAEAVARFVERFASEMTEAGMQRMASRVFAALLADDDASMTSAELALALQISPAAVSGAINYLTQVSMVGREREPGSRRDRYRLHNEIWYTTFASRDQVLTRWERTLKEGARTLGEHTPAGARIAETAAFFEFLQSELEGLMGRWEEHRKTLDLPAGSPGAGT
- a CDS encoding diacylglycerol kinase, which encodes MSAAQPPGNGAPHLLVVIDPVARRTDGESVRIAKDVLSAGSHAKICLPDSPGEFARALSRRGGRRPVVIGDDRALRRAVSLLHREREPAMSALSLVPVGASGALELAHSLGVPNSAVAAARTALDGAVRRLDLLVDDSDGVVLGALRIPALNGAPGTGADRPGVSSVWDACRSLVRTLVRPAPPEPPAVPPTHRLRVEADGVVLNDLDRPVASVTVTSGCGDDGLAAVTIDAPDTAPVTTEAKAVTVSGADFRYRADIQVAGPVRTRTWTVRAGAWGLMLPAG
- a CDS encoding adenylosuccinate synthase: MPALVLLGAQWGDEGKGKATDLLGGSVDYVVRYQGGNNAGHTVVVGDQKYALHLLPSGILSPGCTPVIGNGVVVDPAVLLSELSGLNDRGVDTSKLLISGNAHLITPYNVTVDKVTERFLGKRKIGTTGRGIGPTYADKINRVGIRVQDLYDESILEQKVEAALEQKNQLLAKVFNRRAIEAGKVVEDMLQYAEQLKPYVADTTLVLNNAIDAGKVVLFEGGQGTLLDVDHGTYPFVTSSNPTAGGACTGAGVGPTKISRVIGILKAYTTRVGAGPFPTELHDEDGEALRRIGGERGVTTGRDRRCGWFDAVIARYATRVNGLTDFFLTKLDVLTGWEQIPVCVAYEIDGKRVEELPYSQTDFHHAKPVYEMLPGWSEDITKAKTFADLPKNAQAYVKALEEMSGAPISAIGVGPGRTETIEINSFL
- a CDS encoding glycoside hydrolase family 19 protein, giving the protein MNRIKSILTVLSAVVATAAFLPGAATAAPAAADSASCAPLWDSSTAYKAGGTVSHHGRNWTAKWWTQNENPGATTVWADAGACTGGVSDFVISEAEFDEIFPERDAFYTYQGLIDALHAYPRFANTGTEETRSREAAAFLTHADFESVGLRYVKEINEANYWIKCDYSQPFGCPAGQSAYYGRGPIMFSWNFNYKAAGDALGLDLLNDPWLVERDPSVAWQTALWYWNTQNGPGTMTSHDAMVGGAGFGETIRSLNGSLECNGGNPGSVRARAAKYEHITEVIGVDPGSHLTC